A genomic stretch from Brachyhypopomus gauderio isolate BG-103 unplaced genomic scaffold, BGAUD_0.2 sc60, whole genome shotgun sequence includes:
- the LOC143489285 gene encoding uncharacterized protein LOC143489285 isoform X3 yields MKEMEALLKKTCDQLLEARKISENQVAKHKELMTVCQEEHETISKLQTALEQSIETASEYRAFVDGIKETLKKKDELLDQMQHEQHSLKEKVMELSSDLTKQDLVYRNTVSMLETERAATTRLTAENQALTWKLVEFQQITNEMSTKLQALETDLSIQTNTVVDLSEELQKAKALLRNGEEERSQQSSTISSLKLEVGELQQTLHTLSRGRKSNCAYMAVVTSSNEESRRIEAMERVLSSTRKEIQKACEELRQKQDAEKNERSRERELAELKAMCTALREKLQQCQNEQAQVEKAQRRQKDMEEKLAHKDLELNSKAQEVLGLQKQMCDDQDQIKTLSANLLQKEYNISYLQSEMRQGNTRIAVLQKEVQTLAEALWEHRTKRVDAEGERDRALSALWNQEQTIAQLKTEQVGSQQTLRKYWETCQLLQEKDKLIHELRFTLAEKERARVEQEKCLDALQKDIRSLTEKLDKLERGTRQSGTACGPDPAHPKGDNKRDTTGRCTVSPPNKPKKPAGKDQKTKQPQQDTSGRVQRNDSSVSTKTKDNRSSKTASPTPSTSAGHSQGVDVRKAGSGRSIKPAQKRKFTEDSVPSDNGKKLRHRTTSRVSVTSVKSKTSEDGSS; encoded by the exons ATGAAag AAATGGAAGCGTTGCTCAAGAAAACCTGCGACCAGCTACTGGAAGCCCGCAAG ATTTCTGAGAATCAGGTTGCAAAGCATAAGGAGCTCATGACTGTTTGCCAGGAAGAACATGAAACAATCTCCAAGTTGCAGACTGCTTTAGAGCAGAGTATTGAGACAGCTTCTGAATAC AGGGCCTTTGTTGATGGCATTAAAGAGACTTTGAAAAAGAAAGACGAGCTTCTGGACCAGATGCAGCACGAGCAGCATTCACTCAAGGAGAAGGTGATGGAACTCTCCAGTGATCTGACGAAGCAGGACCTGGTGTACAGAAACACCGTCTCCAtgctggagacagagagggcagcaACCACCCGTCTCACTGCTGAGAATCAGGCTTTGACCTGGAAGCTTGTGGAGTTCCAGCAGATCACCAATGAAATGAGCACCAAGCTCCAAGCACTGGAGACTGATTTAAGTATCCAGACAAACACAGTGGTTGATCTTTCTGAGGAACTTCAGAAAGCCAAAGCTCTTCTCAGGAACGGGGAAGAAGAGCGTAGCCAGCAGTCCAGCACCATCAGCTCCTTGaagctggaggtgggggagcTCCAGCAGACGCTCCACACACTTTCCAGAGGAAGAAAGTCCAACTGTGCTTACATGGCAGTGGTGACATCTTCGAATGAGGAGAGCCGGAGGATCGAGGCCATGGAGAGAGTGCTGAGCAGCACCAGAAAGGAGATTCAAAAAGCCTGTGAGGAGCTGAGACAAAAACAAGACGCTGAAAAAAACGAGAGGTCCAGGGAGCGGGAGCTGGCTGAGTTAAAGGCCATGTGCACTGCCCTGAGGGAGAAGCTCCAGCAATGCCAGAATGAACAGGCCCAGGTGGAGAAGgcacagaggagacagaaagacaTGGAGGAGAAGCTGGCACATAAAGATCTGGAACTCAACTCTAAAGCTCAGGAGGTTTTAGG GCTCCAGAAGCAGATGTGTGATGACCAGGATCAAATCAAGACCTTAAGTGCTAATCTGCTGCAGAAGGAGTACAACATCTCGTATCTCCAATCAGAGATGCGTCAGGGCAACACCCGTATTGCCGTGCTGCAGAAAGAG GTACAGACCCTGGCTGAAGCTCTCTGGGAGCACAGAACCAAGAGAGTTGAcgcggagggagagagggacagagctcTCAGCGCCTTGTGGAATCAAGAACAGACCATTGCGCAGCTGAAGACT GAGCAGGTCGGGTCGCAACAAACTCTCCGGAAATACTGGGagacgtgtcagc TGCTTCAGGAAAAGGACAAGCTGATTCACGAATTGCGGTTCACCCTCGCGGAGAAAGAGAGGGCACGTGTGGAGCAGGAGAAATGTCTTGACGCTCTGCAAAAGGACATCAGATCCCTAACTGAAA AGCTGGATAAGTTGGAGAGGGGGACCAGACAGAGTGGGACTGCCTGTGGTCCTGATCCCGCACATCCCAAGGGAGATAACAAGCGGGACACTACAGGACGCTGCACAGTAAGCCCCCCCAACAAACCCAAGAAACCAGCGGGGAAAGACCAGAAGACAAAGCAACCACAGCAAGACACCAGTGGCAGAGTGCAGCGCAAT GACTCTTCGGTCTCCACTAAGACGAAGGATAACCGCTCCTCTAAAACAGCAAGCCCAACACCATCGACGTCCGCAGGGCATTCGCAGGGCGTCGACGTCCGCAAGGCTGGAAGCGGCAGGTCCATTAAACCAGCTCAGAAGAGAAAGTTCACAGAG GACTCCGTGCCATCTGACAACGGGAAGAAACTGCGGCACCGGACGACCTCCAGGGTCAGCGTGACGTCTGTGAAG TCTAAGACAAGTGAGGACGGATCCAGTTGA
- the LOC143489285 gene encoding uncharacterized protein LOC143489285 isoform X2 — MEALLKKTCDQLLEARKISENQVAKHKELMTVCQEEHETISKLQTALEQSIETASEYRAFVDGIKETLKKKDELLDQMQHEQHSLKEKVMELSSDLTKQDLVYRNTVSMLETERAATTRLTAENQALTWKLVEFQQITNEMSTKLQALETDLSIQTNTVVDLSEELQKAKALLRNGEEERSQQSSTISSLKLEVGELQQTLHTLSRGRKSNCAYMAVVTSSNEESRRIEAMERVLSSTRKEIQKACEELRQKQDAEKNERSRERELAELKAMCTALREKLQQCQNEQAQVEKAQRRQKDMEEKLAHKDLELNSKAQEVLGLQKQMCDDQDQIKTLSANLLQKEYNISYLQSEMRQGNTRIAVLQKEVQTLAEALWEHRTKRVDAEGERDRALSALWNQEQTIAQLKTEQVGSQQTLRKYWETCQLLQEKDKLIHELRFTLAEKERARVEQEKCLDALQKDIRSLTEKLDKLERGTRQSGTACGPDPAHPKGDNKRDTTGRCTVSPPNKPKKPAGKDQKTKQPQQDTSGRVQRNDSSVSTKTKDNRSSKTASPTPSTSAGHSQGVDVRKAGSGRSIKPAQKRKFTEDSVPSDNGKKLRHRTTSRVSVTSVKVCVCAAELLLYLWLQDHDHGSNEC; from the exons ATGGAAGCGTTGCTCAAGAAAACCTGCGACCAGCTACTGGAAGCCCGCAAG ATTTCTGAGAATCAGGTTGCAAAGCATAAGGAGCTCATGACTGTTTGCCAGGAAGAACATGAAACAATCTCCAAGTTGCAGACTGCTTTAGAGCAGAGTATTGAGACAGCTTCTGAATAC AGGGCCTTTGTTGATGGCATTAAAGAGACTTTGAAAAAGAAAGACGAGCTTCTGGACCAGATGCAGCACGAGCAGCATTCACTCAAGGAGAAGGTGATGGAACTCTCCAGTGATCTGACGAAGCAGGACCTGGTGTACAGAAACACCGTCTCCAtgctggagacagagagggcagcaACCACCCGTCTCACTGCTGAGAATCAGGCTTTGACCTGGAAGCTTGTGGAGTTCCAGCAGATCACCAATGAAATGAGCACCAAGCTCCAAGCACTGGAGACTGATTTAAGTATCCAGACAAACACAGTGGTTGATCTTTCTGAGGAACTTCAGAAAGCCAAAGCTCTTCTCAGGAACGGGGAAGAAGAGCGTAGCCAGCAGTCCAGCACCATCAGCTCCTTGaagctggaggtgggggagcTCCAGCAGACGCTCCACACACTTTCCAGAGGAAGAAAGTCCAACTGTGCTTACATGGCAGTGGTGACATCTTCGAATGAGGAGAGCCGGAGGATCGAGGCCATGGAGAGAGTGCTGAGCAGCACCAGAAAGGAGATTCAAAAAGCCTGTGAGGAGCTGAGACAAAAACAAGACGCTGAAAAAAACGAGAGGTCCAGGGAGCGGGAGCTGGCTGAGTTAAAGGCCATGTGCACTGCCCTGAGGGAGAAGCTCCAGCAATGCCAGAATGAACAGGCCCAGGTGGAGAAGgcacagaggagacagaaagacaTGGAGGAGAAGCTGGCACATAAAGATCTGGAACTCAACTCTAAAGCTCAGGAGGTTTTAGG GCTCCAGAAGCAGATGTGTGATGACCAGGATCAAATCAAGACCTTAAGTGCTAATCTGCTGCAGAAGGAGTACAACATCTCGTATCTCCAATCAGAGATGCGTCAGGGCAACACCCGTATTGCCGTGCTGCAGAAAGAG GTACAGACCCTGGCTGAAGCTCTCTGGGAGCACAGAACCAAGAGAGTTGAcgcggagggagagagggacagagctcTCAGCGCCTTGTGGAATCAAGAACAGACCATTGCGCAGCTGAAGACT GAGCAGGTCGGGTCGCAACAAACTCTCCGGAAATACTGGGagacgtgtcagc TGCTTCAGGAAAAGGACAAGCTGATTCACGAATTGCGGTTCACCCTCGCGGAGAAAGAGAGGGCACGTGTGGAGCAGGAGAAATGTCTTGACGCTCTGCAAAAGGACATCAGATCCCTAACTGAAA AGCTGGATAAGTTGGAGAGGGGGACCAGACAGAGTGGGACTGCCTGTGGTCCTGATCCCGCACATCCCAAGGGAGATAACAAGCGGGACACTACAGGACGCTGCACAGTAAGCCCCCCCAACAAACCCAAGAAACCAGCGGGGAAAGACCAGAAGACAAAGCAACCACAGCAAGACACCAGTGGCAGAGTGCAGCGCAAT GACTCTTCGGTCTCCACTAAGACGAAGGATAACCGCTCCTCTAAAACAGCAAGCCCAACACCATCGACGTCCGCAGGGCATTCGCAGGGCGTCGACGTCCGCAAGGCTGGAAGCGGCAGGTCCATTAAACCAGCTCAGAAGAGAAAGTTCACAGAG GACTCCGTGCCATCTGACAACGGGAAGAAACTGCGGCACCGGACGACCTCCAGGGTCAGCGTGACGTCTGTGAAGGTTTGTGTCTGCGCAGCAGAGCTGCTCTTATACCTGTGGCTCCAAGATCACGATCACGGCAGTAATGAATGCTGA
- the LOC143489285 gene encoding uncharacterized protein LOC143489285 isoform X1 yields the protein MKEMEALLKKTCDQLLEARKISENQVAKHKELMTVCQEEHETISKLQTALEQSIETASEYRAFVDGIKETLKKKDELLDQMQHEQHSLKEKVMELSSDLTKQDLVYRNTVSMLETERAATTRLTAENQALTWKLVEFQQITNEMSTKLQALETDLSIQTNTVVDLSEELQKAKALLRNGEEERSQQSSTISSLKLEVGELQQTLHTLSRGRKSNCAYMAVVTSSNEESRRIEAMERVLSSTRKEIQKACEELRQKQDAEKNERSRERELAELKAMCTALREKLQQCQNEQAQVEKAQRRQKDMEEKLAHKDLELNSKAQEVLGLQKQMCDDQDQIKTLSANLLQKEYNISYLQSEMRQGNTRIAVLQKEVQTLAEALWEHRTKRVDAEGERDRALSALWNQEQTIAQLKTEQVGSQQTLRKYWETCQLLQEKDKLIHELRFTLAEKERARVEQEKCLDALQKDIRSLTEKLDKLERGTRQSGTACGPDPAHPKGDNKRDTTGRCTVSPPNKPKKPAGKDQKTKQPQQDTSGRVQRNDSSVSTKTKDNRSSKTASPTPSTSAGHSQGVDVRKAGSGRSIKPAQKRKFTEDSVPSDNGKKLRHRTTSRVSVTSVKVCVCAAELLLYLWLQDHDHGSNEC from the exons ATGAAag AAATGGAAGCGTTGCTCAAGAAAACCTGCGACCAGCTACTGGAAGCCCGCAAG ATTTCTGAGAATCAGGTTGCAAAGCATAAGGAGCTCATGACTGTTTGCCAGGAAGAACATGAAACAATCTCCAAGTTGCAGACTGCTTTAGAGCAGAGTATTGAGACAGCTTCTGAATAC AGGGCCTTTGTTGATGGCATTAAAGAGACTTTGAAAAAGAAAGACGAGCTTCTGGACCAGATGCAGCACGAGCAGCATTCACTCAAGGAGAAGGTGATGGAACTCTCCAGTGATCTGACGAAGCAGGACCTGGTGTACAGAAACACCGTCTCCAtgctggagacagagagggcagcaACCACCCGTCTCACTGCTGAGAATCAGGCTTTGACCTGGAAGCTTGTGGAGTTCCAGCAGATCACCAATGAAATGAGCACCAAGCTCCAAGCACTGGAGACTGATTTAAGTATCCAGACAAACACAGTGGTTGATCTTTCTGAGGAACTTCAGAAAGCCAAAGCTCTTCTCAGGAACGGGGAAGAAGAGCGTAGCCAGCAGTCCAGCACCATCAGCTCCTTGaagctggaggtgggggagcTCCAGCAGACGCTCCACACACTTTCCAGAGGAAGAAAGTCCAACTGTGCTTACATGGCAGTGGTGACATCTTCGAATGAGGAGAGCCGGAGGATCGAGGCCATGGAGAGAGTGCTGAGCAGCACCAGAAAGGAGATTCAAAAAGCCTGTGAGGAGCTGAGACAAAAACAAGACGCTGAAAAAAACGAGAGGTCCAGGGAGCGGGAGCTGGCTGAGTTAAAGGCCATGTGCACTGCCCTGAGGGAGAAGCTCCAGCAATGCCAGAATGAACAGGCCCAGGTGGAGAAGgcacagaggagacagaaagacaTGGAGGAGAAGCTGGCACATAAAGATCTGGAACTCAACTCTAAAGCTCAGGAGGTTTTAGG GCTCCAGAAGCAGATGTGTGATGACCAGGATCAAATCAAGACCTTAAGTGCTAATCTGCTGCAGAAGGAGTACAACATCTCGTATCTCCAATCAGAGATGCGTCAGGGCAACACCCGTATTGCCGTGCTGCAGAAAGAG GTACAGACCCTGGCTGAAGCTCTCTGGGAGCACAGAACCAAGAGAGTTGAcgcggagggagagagggacagagctcTCAGCGCCTTGTGGAATCAAGAACAGACCATTGCGCAGCTGAAGACT GAGCAGGTCGGGTCGCAACAAACTCTCCGGAAATACTGGGagacgtgtcagc TGCTTCAGGAAAAGGACAAGCTGATTCACGAATTGCGGTTCACCCTCGCGGAGAAAGAGAGGGCACGTGTGGAGCAGGAGAAATGTCTTGACGCTCTGCAAAAGGACATCAGATCCCTAACTGAAA AGCTGGATAAGTTGGAGAGGGGGACCAGACAGAGTGGGACTGCCTGTGGTCCTGATCCCGCACATCCCAAGGGAGATAACAAGCGGGACACTACAGGACGCTGCACAGTAAGCCCCCCCAACAAACCCAAGAAACCAGCGGGGAAAGACCAGAAGACAAAGCAACCACAGCAAGACACCAGTGGCAGAGTGCAGCGCAAT GACTCTTCGGTCTCCACTAAGACGAAGGATAACCGCTCCTCTAAAACAGCAAGCCCAACACCATCGACGTCCGCAGGGCATTCGCAGGGCGTCGACGTCCGCAAGGCTGGAAGCGGCAGGTCCATTAAACCAGCTCAGAAGAGAAAGTTCACAGAG GACTCCGTGCCATCTGACAACGGGAAGAAACTGCGGCACCGGACGACCTCCAGGGTCAGCGTGACGTCTGTGAAGGTTTGTGTCTGCGCAGCAGAGCTGCTCTTATACCTGTGGCTCCAAGATCACGATCACGGCAGTAATGAATGCTGA